The genome window ataaaaggatatgaaaatattgaacaaccaaaaataaaagaatttagcaATTCATACTGTATATTGGATTAAAGAACAATTCACAAACTTACTCAAAGGACATTCCCTTTAGCCTTAGCTAGAGTTCTACCAACtcattacaaagaaaaacatgactgattttttaattaaatggATAAAGAAATCTGTTGTAGTCCTTTGCCAAGTAAGTTGATGGGTGATTTATAGTCAATGAGGTGAGTGGAAAGTTAATACATTCATGGTGGGTAATGACAGGTTTAAGTGAGGGATTAATTGGATTAAACATGTGTTGATGATGGAGAGTTAGCGGAAAAGAAATAACGGTGAGGTTGTCGGCATTAAATGACTATGAATGACATGAAATAGGCCATTTAGCTTCAacagttttgtttctcttcTCCCTTTTTACTTCTCTTCATAACCACAATAATCCCACAATCAATTCTTCAATAAAATCCGCCAGCAATTCTCTTCACATGGCTTGAACTTGGACAAATATATATCTTCATATTTTGGCTTTCTAACTTCCTACAAAAGATAAATTCACCTAATAAGTTCACCAAATTAATacagaaaattcataaatccAATTAGTGAGAATGAAATGTAATAGCAAGTGAAATTATCTTTATTAAGccaaatttatataattaagtctccaaaataatattttaaaaaatgtaatttgagaCTCCCATCAATAGTATATGAcctagcaattttttttttgtgcttttccacccattgccatgacAACCTAAAGGCAATTCTATTACATAggattaaatttatttatatgtatgaaattaataaataaaaatttgatagGTAAGTATAAaatatttgataattttttgataatttttcagaatttttttaaaaaaatatttttttcttgtgttaattatatttttagtcATAGGAGTTTGGGTCGAAATCAAATTTGGTCAttgtgatttcaattttcctAATTTCGTCATCGTAATTGCAGCAGTTAACAAGTCCAAAATCTCATACTCTGGATGTTTGTGAAATTGTGGCTATTACCAgacccaaaaatttataagAGTTTTGGATGTCTATGGCTATGAGTAATTCCTGAATTTGATGGATGAGAGTGGACAAAACACAAACTTTATCTCTGTAACCCATCAAAATGTTAACAAATAGATTTTGGATTTCTCATAGTTCCTCCATTTAAAGAAATGTATACAACATAATCAATTATTTTGCACTCCAAAGTGTGTATTTTCTGAGAGTGTTTGATGAGGAAGAGATAAGAGAGAAGGAGATATTGAGATGTTCTCATGTGGGAGGAGGCAGTCGATCCGTGGGGGGatagaaggagagagaggtagtgataattttcttttgatttatttattttatttattaaatattaaatatttttttaattaagcaAACTGATTGACTGCTGCAATTAGggtgacaaaattgaaaaaattgaaattacgATGACCAAATTTGATTTCGAGCCAAAATTCAGTGacaaaaaatgtaattaaccCGTTTTTCTTTGCTGAGGTCAGTGCCTATCTTGTCTTGGGCCTTATCCGGACTGGATGTCACTGTTGGAGCTGATTTTGGGAGACCGGAGGCCTTTTGCCTGGGCTAGTTTGTACGCCGGAATTACTCTTACGCCTATTCATTTATTGCAAAATTCTACGCTATCCATTTATCGCGAAATTCTGTAATAAGTCCTCCATATATGGACCTTAGAAACGGACCACACATCTCAACAACACATACACATATTCCAAAAAGTGTAATTGATATTGAAAGAATTTGACAACATCAAATAATCCAACGGCTGAAACTATGTCACTTAAAGACCATATAAATACGGACCTTATTATAGAACAACTCTCGATTTATCACCCATCCCACCTCTTGGAATCTATTTCGTCCAAAAAATTCCTCTCCGAACCCTACATCTTCCTTCCCCTTATGCCAAGAGACCAAGAATCAAACGTGGGCTCATCAGCTATAGCACTCTCTCTCGTGCCCTCGATTGCGCGTGTGCTGTCGGCGGTCAGGTACTGTTCTGTAGCAGCGACGTCGTCTATCAGGTACTGTTCTCTCCTCTGGAACTGAGTCGTTAAATCTTTCGTTCCAGATCGATACCGGACCGCGAGTACGCTCGATCCAGATCGAAATTCGTAGGGGGGTGAGCGAATTAGGCAACTATGGACTAAATTTTAGTGATTTCTCACTTATTACCTCTATGTGAAGTGCGTAGTTTACAGTTCTCGTTGTCTGGGTTCTGTGAATAATAATATCTTTGCAGTCTGAATGCTTTGGGCTACAAATTAGATGTGTTCACTTTCAAATGTTTGTTTCAACACCTGTTTATGCAGTTTGCAACGTCCATTGCTCCAGTTATAAGAAGGACAAGAGAAGCTGCTGCTGttatcatttttgtttttcagacCAAGTAGGGTACTTAACATTGTAGGAAGTTGAGCATGAGCGGTGCACCTAAAAGACCTCACGAAGAGAGTGGTCATTCCTCCTCTTCAAAATACCCACATGATGATTCAGGAGCTTACCCGAAGCTGTCATCATCGGTTTCCAATGAGTACCATCCTCCCTATGAGATGGCTCAAGATTCTCGCTTGCCGAAGATACCCCGTACAGAATCCCGTGACCTGGATAGAAGATCCCCCATTCATTCAATATATCGAATGCCATCAACATCAAATGATTTGCATGTAGATCAGCCTGCTGCTTCTGAAAACAGATTGGAGTCCAGAGATTCCAAGGATACTAGAGATCTTCGGTTTGAGAACCGAGACACAAAGACGGAGACGAGGGACTTGTACAGTGAGTCAAGAAGGGATACACAGAATGCTAAGGGTGAAAAGGATGTGAGGTATGACAGTCGAGGGGATGACAATAAGGAGACGAAATATGAAAGGGAGAATTTTAATGATGTGAAGGCTGACCTGAAAATGGAAGGTTATGTTGTGGCCAGTAGTCACTTGAATTGGAAAGACTCAAAAGAATACCATAGAGGAAAACGGTATTCTGATGCCCCAGCTGGAAGTACAGATGCCTGGCATCGCAGTAGTACACAAGGCCACGTTGAGCTGGGAAAGGAAGTCCCTGCTACTGAGGAGCGGGATCATGTAGAGGCACATGAGGCTGTTGgggaaaataaatttgattctAAAGGTGAGGATAAATTCAAAGATAAGgatagaaaaaggaaagatatGAAGTACCGGGAATGGGGAGACAGGGATAAGGAAAGAAGTGATCGTAGGAGCACTATTCCAGTAGCTAACAGCAGTAGTGAGTGCAAAGAACcagcaaaagaagaaagagatgcAGAGAGgtgggagagggagaggagggACACCGGCAAAGACAAGGAAAGACTAAGAGAGAGGGAAAGGGATCACACCAAGAAAGACCCATGGAATGGAGTAGAGAAAGATGGTTCAAATAATGAGAAGGAAGTGGGGGACGGGTCTATTAGAGTGTCAGAACAGGAAATTCTGCCAGCAGagcagaagaaacagaaagatTTTGATAGTTGGAGAAATGTTGATAGGGAATCCAGAGACAggaggaaagaaagagatgtTGATGTTGAAGGAGATAGAACTGAAAAGCGCAGTAGGGGCTATGACAAAGAATCAGATGATGGATGTGCAGATTGTGAAGGGGCCACAGACCGAGATAAGGAAGTTTGTAATTATGGAGTTCAGCAGCGTAAAAGGATGCAACGGTCAAGGGGTAGCCCTCAGGTGGCAAATCGTGAGCTGCGCTTTAGGTCCCGCACTCAAGACAATGAAGGGTGTgtttaaatattttccttttccgtTTCCGATTTTATTGCAAGTATGATGGGTTACCGATTTCACATATTCAAAAAAGTATGTGAAAATATGCTCTAGCATTTTGATATTGCATAGATAAACTACTAATTTTGAACCTAAATTTAGTAGATTGATAATTGTGTTTGTTTTGCATATGGATTCAGAAAAGCTATTAGTCTGTAGTAATCTGTGCAATGGCTACAAGCAATATATTTTCTAGGTATATGCAAAATTCTTTGGAAGTGGAAGATCAACTTTTGCAGTGTAGACAATGATATACTGTCTGCACATTTTAAAAGCATAATTGGTGTGAAAATAAAG of Prunus dulcis chromosome 4, ALMONDv2, whole genome shotgun sequence contains these proteins:
- the LOC117623791 gene encoding zinc finger CCCH domain-containing protein 13, translating into MSGAPKRPHEESGHSSSSKYPHDDSGAYPKLSSSVSNEYHPPYEMAQDSRLPKIPRTESRDLDRRSPIHSIYRMPSTSNDLHVDQPAASENRLESRDSKDTRDLRFENRDTKTETRDLYSESRRDTQNAKGEKDVRYDSRGDDNKETKYERENFNDVKADLKMEGYVVASSHLNWKDSKEYHRGKRYSDAPAGSTDAWHRSSTQGHVELGKEVPATEERDHVEAHEAVGENKFDSKGEDKFKDKDRKRKDMKYREWGDRDKERSDRRSTIPVANSSSECKEPAKEERDAERWERERRDTGKDKERLRERERDHTKKDPWNGVEKDGSNNEKEVGDGSIRVSEQEILPAEQKKQKDFDSWRNVDRESRDRRKERDVDVEGDRTEKRSRGYDKESDDGCADCEGATDRDKEVCNYGVQQRKRMQRSRGSPQVANRELRFRSRTQDNEGSQGKNEVSSVVYKVGECMQELIKLWKEYEVSQGEKNESCLTGPTLEIRIPAEHVTATNRQVRGGQLWGTDIYTDDSDLVAVLMHTGYCRPTASPPPPAIQELRATVRVLPPQDCYISTLRNNVRSRAWGAAIGCSYRVERCCIVKKAGGTIDLEPCLTHTSTVEPTLAPVIVERTMTTRAAASNALRQQRFVREVTIQYNLCNEPWIKYSISIVADKGLKKTLYTSARLKKGEVLYLETHSCRYELCFTGEKMVKATQLSQMHEGETEKSQNHVSHSTNGERNDSDNIMIDVFRWSRCKTPLPQKVTRSVGIPLPLEYVEVLEENLDWEDVQWSQTGVWIAGKEYTLARVHFLSTN